GGCCCCAAGGAGCGcgcgggaggcggcggcggcgacggcgggggcggcgggggcggcggccCGGCCAAGGACCCCCAGCCCCCCGAGGCGCCGCTGGGCCCCGGCGGCCCCAAGTACTGCAAGGCCCCGGCCCTGCCCGTCCACCACTACCAGGCGCCCCCGGACAGCGCcggcgccccggccccggccccggcccccgcggcGGGCGCCAAGCCGTCCACGGATTTCCACAACCTGGCCCGCGAGCTGGAGAACTCCCGCGGGGGCCGCGGCGGCTCTCCCCCGCGGGGCCCGGCCGGCCGGCCGGAGGCGGCGCCCagccccggcggcggcggcggcggcaaaGCCCGGCGGAAGTACCCGGAGGAGCCGGAGGAGGCCGGGCGCGGCGGCGCGGGGCTGGGCGCGGGCCGCGGGCGCTTCCCCGAGCGGCCCGCGCCGGCCTCCAAGGAGGACCTGGTGTGCACCCCGCAGCAGCACTACCGCGCGCCCGGCAGCTACTTCGGCCTGGAGGACAACGGCCGCCTCTTCGGGCCGCCCAGCCCCGAGACGGGCGAGGCCAAGCGCAGCGCCTTCGTGGAGGTGAAGAAGGCCTCCCGGGCCGCCGGCGCCGCGCCGGGGCTGCTGCCGGACGAGGACGAGGCGGCCGACGGCGCCTCCAGCGCGGGGGAGGACAAGGACCTGGGCGCCGcctcctccgcctcctcctcGGCCGCGGCCTCGCCGTCGGGGCCCGACAAGCTGCTgggggcccggcccggcggcCCGCTGTCGGGGGCCAGCCCGGCGCGGGGCAGCGCCTTCACCACGGTGCCGCAGCTGGGCGGCGCGGGCCCGGGCGCGGCGGGCGCGGGCGGCccggggggcggcggcggggccgcGGCGGCCGCCCCGGGCGCGGGCCCCGACGAGCGCAAGAGCGCCTTCTCGCAGCCGGCGCGCAGCTTCTCGCAGATGGCCCCGCTGGTGCTGGGCCAGAAGCTGGGCTCGCTGGAGGCCTGCCACCCCCGGCGAGCCCGTGGGCCCCGCCAGACTGTACCCCGCCGACCCGCTGGCCGTGAAGCTGCCGGGCGCGGCGGCCGACCTGCCCCTGCAGGGCGGCGGCGGCCTGCCCAAGCAGAGCCCCTTCCTCTACGCCACGGCCTTCTGGCCCAAGAGCTcggccgccgcggccgccgccgccgcggccgccgcggCCGCGGGGCCCCTGCAGCTGCAGCTGCCGTCGGCGCTGACGCTGCTGCCGCCCTCCTTCACCTCGCTCTGCCTGCCCGCGCAGAACTGGTGCGCCAAGTGCAACGCCTCGTTCCGCATGACGTCCGACCTGGTCTACCACATGCGCTCCCACCACAAGAAGGAGTACGCCATGGAGCCCCTGGTCAAGCGGCGGCGCGAGGAGAAGCTCAAGTGCCCCATCTGCAACGAGTC
The Macrotis lagotis isolate mMagLag1 chromosome 3, bilby.v1.9.chrom.fasta, whole genome shotgun sequence genome window above contains:
- the PRDM8 gene encoding LOW QUALITY PROTEIN: PR domain zinc finger protein 8 (The sequence of the model RefSeq protein was modified relative to this genomic sequence to represent the inferred CDS: deleted 1 base in 1 codon); translated protein: MEDTGVQRGVWDGDAKAVQQCLTDIFTSVYTTCDIPENAIFGPCVLSHTSLYDSIAFIALKSTDKRTVPYIFRVDTSAANGSSEGLMWLRLVQSARDKEEQNLEAYIKNGQLFYRSLRRIAKDEELLVWYGKDLTELLLLCSSRAHSKMNGSPPYTCLECSQRFQFEFPYVAHLRFRCPKRLHSADAGAPHEPEAGGGPKERAGGGGGDGGGGGGGGPAKDPQPPEAPLGPGGPKYCKAPALPVHHYQAPPDSAGAPAPAPAPAAGAKPSTDFHNLARELENSRGGRGGSPPRGPAGRPEAAPSPGGGGGGKARRKYPEEPEEAGRGGAGLGAGRGRFPERPAPASKEDLVCTPQQHYRAPGSYFGLEDNGRLFGPPSPETGEAKRSAFVEVKKASRAAGAAPGLLPDEDEAADGASSAGEDKDLGAASSASSSAAASPSGPDKLLGARPGGPLSGASPARGSAFTTVPQLGGAGPGAAGAGGPGGGGGAAAAAPGAGPDERKSAFSQPARSFSQMAPLVLGQKLGSLEACHPGEPVGPARLYPADPLAVKLPGAAADLPLQGGGGLPKQSPFLYATAFWPKSSAAAAAAAAAAAAAGPLQLQLPSALTLLPPSFTSLCLPAQNWCAKCNASFRMTSDLVYHMRSHHKKEYAMEPLVKRRREEKLKCPICNESFRERHHLSRHMTSHN